Proteins from a single region of Mus pahari chromosome 2, PAHARI_EIJ_v1.1, whole genome shotgun sequence:
- the LOC110313966 gene encoding uncharacterized protein DDB_G0271670-like: MMDYKFSSRHRHRSSSSLSSRSSRSSDTSTSTSTSTSTSHSSNSSSNSSRKPSSTGSSSLSSSSSNSSSSTPSNTDSNSSSVSSSSSNSSSTPSNTDSNSSSVSSSSSSSNSSPRPSHTGSISNCDNSSPRPSHTGSISNCDNSSLRPSHTGSSSNSSNSSPRPSNTGSISNYDNSSSSSSPQPSSGNISNRRPSNTGSSSNQGNRGPRPDNTVSISNYSKSGPKLRNTGSSSNYGNSGPRPSNTTSSSNSQSDSSPRSSNTDSSSSSPGNSHTSSSSSSSSSRSNSGPRPSNTDSSSNSSPGNINTTSSSSNSSSSSHSSYSSHSSSSSRSHSSSSSSSSHSNSHSRSSRRRTPWD, from the exons atgatggactacaagtt cagtagccgccaccgccaccgcagCAGCAGTAGCCTCAGCAGCCGTAGCAGCCGCAGCAGCgacaccagcaccagcaccagcaccagcaccagcaccagccacagcagcaacagcagcagcaacagcagcagaaagcCTAGTAGCACAGGCAGCAGCAGCCTctctagcagcagcagcaacagcagcagcagcacacctAGTAACAcagacagcaacagcagcagcgtctctagcagcagcagcaacagcagcagcacaccTAGTAACAcagacagcaacagcagcagcgtctctagcagcagcagcagcagcaacagcagccccAGACCTAGTCACACGGGCAGCATCAGCAACTGTGACAACAGCAGCCCCAGACCTAGTCACACGGGCAGCATCAGCAACTGTGACAACAGCAGCCTCAGACCTAGTCACAcgggcagcagcagcaacagcagcaacagcagccccAGACCTAGTAACACGGGCAGCATCAGCAACTatgacaacagcagcagcagcagcagcccccaACCCTCTAGCGgcaacatcagcaacagaagacCTAGTaacacaggcagcagcagcaaccaggGCAACAGAGGCCCCAGACCTGATAACACAGTCAGCATCAGCAACTACAGCAAAAGTGGTCCCAAACTCAGAAACACCGGCAGCAGCAGTAACTATGGCAACAGTGGCCCCAGACCCAGtaacaccaccagcagcagcaacagccaaAGCGACAGCAGCCCCAGATCTAGTAacacagacagcagcagcagcagccctggcAACAgccacaccagcagcagcagcagcagcagcagcagccgcagcaacAGTGGCCCCAGACCTAGTAacacagacagcagcagcaacagcagccctGGCAATATcaacaccaccagcagcagcagtaacagcagcagcagcagccacagcagctacAGCAGCCATAGCAGTAGCAGCAGccgcagccacagcagcagcagtagcagcagcagccacagcaacaGCCACAGTCGCAGCAGCCGCCGCCGCACACCATGGGATTGA